Sequence from the Ornithinimicrobium humiphilum genome:
GACCGCTTCGAGCCCCACCCGCACGCCCGCCGTCGACACCGACGTGACCCTGCCCGCCGGGGCCACCGACCAGGCCACGGAGGTCTCGACCGAGGAGCGGATCACCGAGCTCGGCGAGGCCCTGCGGCGCGCCACCGGCGGCCGCTACGGCCCGGCCCGCGACCTGGCCCGCGCCAGCGTCCCCGCCGACCTCATGGTCCGCGACCCCGGCCTGACCCTGCCCGAGGCCCGCGAGTGGACCCGCCAGGCGCTGCGCCGTCTCGTCGGCCTCGGCATGGCGGGCAGCGGCTTTCCCGTCGCCCAGGGGGGCCTGGACGACCTGGGCCGCTCGTGCGTCGACTTCGAGATGACGGCCCACGGCGACCTTTCGCTCACCGTGAAGTCCGGCGTCCACTTCGGCCTCTACGGCGGCGCCGTCACCAGCCTCGGCACGGCCTGGCACCACGAGACCTTCATCCCCCCGGCGATCTCGCTGGAGCAGGTCGGCTGCTACGCCATGACCGAGTTCGGCCACGGCTCCGACGTCGCCTCGCTCGAGACCACCCTCACCTACGACGAGGAGACCGACGAGATCGTCGTGCACTCCCCCACCCCGTCGTCGGTGAAGAGCTACATCGGCGCCGCCGCCGAGGACGCCTCGATCGCCGCGGTCTACGGCCAGCTGGTCGTGGGCGGGACCTCCCACGGCGTCCACGTCGTGCTCGTGCCCCTCCGCGACGAGGCCGGCGAGCCCCTGCCCGGCATCACGCTCGGCGACAACGGTCACAAGGGCGGGCTCCTCGGCGTCGACAACGGCACGATCCGCTTCGACCAGGTGCGCGTGCCGCGCCGGATGCTGCTGAACCGCTACGGCGGCATCGACGACACCGGGGTCTACGTCTCCGACATCGAGGGCGACAGCAAACGCTTCTTCACGATGCTGGGCACCCTCGTGCGCGGGCGCATCTGCGTCGCCGAGGGCGCCGCCGTCTCGGCGCGCAAGGCGCTGTCGATCGCCACCCGCTACGCCCTGCGCCGACGCCAGTTCGGCGCTCCCGACCGCGAGGGCGAGGTCGTGCTCCTCGACTACCTGGCCCACCAGCGCAAGCTGCTGCCGGCCATCGCGACCTCCTACGCCTACATGTTCGCCCTCAACGAGTGCGTCGAGCGGCTGCAGGAGCTGCACGAGATGCCCGAGAAGGACCTGGTCGCCCAGCGCGAGCTGGAGACCCGGGCCGCGGGCCTCAAGGCCGTCATCACCCGCTTCGCCAACGACACCAACCAGGTATGCCGTGAGGCGTGCGGCGGGGCGGGCTACCTCTCCGAGAACGGCCTGACCACCCTGCGGGCCGACGCCGACGTCTTCGCCACCTTCGAGGGCGACAACACCGTGCTGCTCCAGCTCGTCGCCAAGGGGCTGCTCACCGGCTACAAGGAGATGTGGGGCGACCTCGACGTCAGGGGCATGGTGCAGTTCGCCGCCCGCTCCATCGGCGGGCAGTTCGTCGAGGCGACGTCCGTGCGCCCGCTCGTCGACCGGCTCGTGGCCGCGGCCGCCCGCCGCTCCGAGGACGAGACGCTGCTCGAGCGCGGCTGGCACCTGTCGATGTTCGCCGACCGCGAGCGCCACGTGCTCGAGACCCTCGCCACCCGTCTGCGCAAGTCCTCCGGCGACGCCTTCGAGACCTTCAACAACGCCCAGGACCACGTGCTGCTGGCGGCCCGGACCCACATGGACCGGGTCGTGCTGGAGGCCTTCGCCGCCGGGATCGACGCGCTCGAGGAGGGCACCGTCCGCGACGTGCTGGAGCGGCTGTGCACCCTCTACGCGCTGAGCTCGATCGAGGCCGACTCCGGCTGGTTCCTCAGCCACAACCGGATGTCGCCGGCGCGGGCCAAGGCGGTCACCGCCCAGATCAACAAGCTGTGCGGCGAGCTGCGGCCGGTCGCCCTCGAGCTGGTCGAGGGCATGGGCGTGCCGGAGGCCTGGCTGGGCTCGGCGATGCTCACCGACCCGGAGCGCTGGACCCCGGGCGCCTGACGCGTCAGCCCCGCGCCACGTCGGCGAGGAGCTGCGCGAGGCGCTCGGGCTCGCTCCACATCGGCCAGTGGCCGGTCGGCAGGTCGACCATCTCCAGCCGTCGGTAGTCGGGCAGCGCCGCGAGGAAGCCGGCGCCCTGCTCGGCGTAGGAGCGGTAGTCCTCCGCCGAGAAGGCGGTCGCCACGAGCGTGGCGGGCACGTCGTGGCGGCGGTCGTCCGTGAGCCGCACGGCGTCGCGCAGCGCCGCGCCCGGCTGGGGCACCGCCCGCTCCTGGAAGGTGCGGAGCTGCTCCTCGGTCAGGCCCCGCATGGAGCCGCCCTCCATCTCCTCGTCCCACTGCGCCGACAACGGGTAGCCGTCCCCGTCGAGGTCGGGGTTCATCGCGAAGCCGTCGCGGGCCGGGGCGGTGTCGACCCACACGACGCGGTCGATCTCGTCGACGTGCCGGTCGAGGGCCGCCGTGGCCGGCACCGCCGCGCCGCTGTGGGCGACGAGGACGACCCGTGCCCCCTCCGGCGCCGCGGCGAGCGCCTCCTCGATCGCGCGCACGTGGTCCTCGAGGGTCACGGAGCCGCGGTCGGGGTGGTCGGGCTCGAGCCCGGGCAGCGTGAGAGCCACCGCGTCCACGCCGCGGTCGCGCAGGAGCGGGAGCACGTCGTCCCAGGCCCAGGCTCCGAGCCAGAATCCGGGCACGAGCACGAGGTAGGGGCGGGTCGAGCCGCCGGCGGGAACGGTCTGGTCAGGTGTCGGAAACGCCATACCCCCACTCTGACGGGCCATGCGGACAACCTCTGTCCGTGATCTGGTGCAGTCTGGGACCCATGAGCGACCCGACCGCCCGCGTGCTCCAGCTGCTCGGGCTCCTGCAGAGCCGGGCCATGTGGACCGGCGAGGAGCTCGCCGAGCGGCTGGGCGTCACCACGCGCAGCGTGCGCCGCGACGTCGACCGGCTGCGGCGCCTGGGCTATCCGGTGCGGGCGAGCACCGGGCTGGGCGGCGGCTACCAGCTCGGCGCCGGCGGCAAGCTTCCTCCCCTGCTGCTCGACCCGGACGAGGCGGTCGCGGTCACCGTGAGCCTGCGGGTGGCCGCGGGCGGCTCGGTCACGGGCGTCGAGGAGTCGGCCCTGCGCGCGCTCGCCAAGCTCGACCAGGTCCTGCCCTCGTCGCTGCGCGGGGAGGTGGAGGCCATCAGTGAGGCGGTCGTCGCGGTCGAGGGGGTCTCGGTGCCGGTCCCGGCGGCGCTGCTCAGCACGGTGGCGCGCGCCTGCCGCGACCGCGTGCTGCTCGACTTCACCTATCGCGACCGCTCCGGCGAGGAGTCGAGCCGTCGGGTCGAGCCCTACCGGGTCGTGACGATGGGCCGCCGGTGGTACTTCCTCGCCCACGACAGCGGCAAGGACGACTGGCGCTCGTTCCGGCTCGACCGGGTGGACCCCGCGACCGTGCACGCGACCACCTTCCGCTTCACGCCCCGCCCGGCGCCGGACCCCGTGGAGTACGTACGGCAGTCGGTGCTCCGCTCCCCCTACCGGTATGTCGCGCGCCTGCGGCTCCACGCCCCGCTCGACGACATCGCGGCCCGGGTGCCCCAGAACGCCGGCGCGCTCACGGACCTCGGCGACGGCACCTGCGAGCTCGAGACGGGGGCCGAGACCCTCGACTACCTGGCGATCGAGACGCTCTGGCTCGGGGTGCCCTTCGAGGTGCTGGACCCGCCCGAGCTGAAGGAGAAGGTGCGCGAGCTGGGCGCCCGGCTGGCGGCCGCGGCGGGCTGAGGTGACGACGACCCCGGAGACGGCCGCAGCCCGACCGCCGGAGGGGCGGTCGGGCTGCGGTCGCACGACGAAGGGGCGCGGTGCGCCCGGGTCGGGTCAGGCCGAGGCGGCCTCGGTGACGACCTCGGCGAGCGCGTCGGTGACGATCTTCAGCTCCTCGGAGGTGATCGTCAGCGGCGGGGCGAGGCGGATGGTGGAGCCGTGGGTGTCCTTGGCCAGAACGCCCTTCTTGGCGAGGCGCTTGCAGGCGTCCTTGCCGGTCATGAGCTCGGGGTCGATGTCGATGCCCGCCCACAGGCCGCGCACGCGCACCTCGACGACACCGTTGCCGAGCAGCGCCTCCAGGGCCTCGCGGAACTGACCCTCGAGGCTGGCGGCGTTCTGCTGGTGCTCGCCGGTGGCGAGCAGCTCGCAGACGGCCAGGCCGACGGCCGCGGCGAGCGGGTTGCCGCCGAAGGTCGAGCCGTGGGTGCCCGGGGTGATGACGTTCATCACGTCGGCGTCGGCCGCGACGGCCGAGACCGGCACGATGCCGCCGCCCAGCGCCTTGCCCAGGGTGTACATGTCGGCCTCGACGCCTTCGTACTGGCAGGCCAGGGTGGTGCCGACACGGCCCAGGCCGGCCTGGATCTCGTCGGCGATCATCAGGACGTTCGTGTCCTTGGTCAGCCGGCGCAGCCCGGGCAGGAAGCCCTCGCCCGGGATCTTCACGCCCTGCTCGCCCTGGATCGGCTCGACGAGCACCGCGACGGTGTTGTCGTTGATCGCGGCCTCGATCGCGGCGAGGTCGCCGTAGGGCACCGAGACGAAGCCCGGGGTGTAGGGGCCGTAGTGGTCGCGGGCCTCCGGGTCGTCGGAGAAGGAGATGATCGTCGTGGTGCGGCCGTGGAAGTTGCCGTCCATGACGATGATCTCGGCCTGCTCGGCGGCGACGCCCTTGACGAGGTAGCCCCACTTGCGGGCGATCTTCAGCGCGGTCTCGACCGCCTCGGCGCCGGTGTTCATCGGCAGGATCATGT
This genomic interval carries:
- the rocD gene encoding ornithine--oxo-acid transaminase gives rise to the protein MTQLTTNQDYIALEDKVAAHNYSPLPVVVEHAEGIWVTDVEGNRYLDALSGYSALNFGHRHPALVEAAKKQLDKSTLTSRAFHNDQLGPFCAALSELVGKDMILPMNTGAEAVETALKIARKWGYLVKGVAAEQAEIIVMDGNFHGRTTTIISFSDDPEARDHYGPYTPGFVSVPYGDLAAIEAAINDNTVAVLVEPIQGEQGVKIPGEGFLPGLRRLTKDTNVLMIADEIQAGLGRVGTTLACQYEGVEADMYTLGKALGGGIVPVSAVAADADVMNVITPGTHGSTFGGNPLAAAVGLAVCELLATGEHQQNAASLEGQFREALEALLGNGVVEVRVRGLWAGIDIDPELMTGKDACKRLAKKGVLAKDTHGSTIRLAPPLTITSEELKIVTDALAEVVTEAASA
- a CDS encoding helix-turn-helix transcriptional regulator translates to MSDPTARVLQLLGLLQSRAMWTGEELAERLGVTTRSVRRDVDRLRRLGYPVRASTGLGGGYQLGAGGKLPPLLLDPDEAVAVTVSLRVAAGGSVTGVEESALRALAKLDQVLPSSLRGEVEAISEAVVAVEGVSVPVPAALLSTVARACRDRVLLDFTYRDRSGEESSRRVEPYRVVTMGRRWYFLAHDSGKDDWRSFRLDRVDPATVHATTFRFTPRPAPDPVEYVRQSVLRSPYRYVARLRLHAPLDDIAARVPQNAGALTDLGDGTCELETGAETLDYLAIETLWLGVPFEVLDPPELKEKVRELGARLAAAAG
- a CDS encoding alpha/beta fold hydrolase, producing MAFPTPDQTVPAGGSTRPYLVLVPGFWLGAWAWDDVLPLLRDRGVDAVALTLPGLEPDHPDRGSVTLEDHVRAIEEALAAAPEGARVVLVAHSGAAVPATAALDRHVDEIDRVVWVDTAPARDGFAMNPDLDGDGYPLSAQWDEEMEGGSMRGLTEEQLRTFQERAVPQPGAALRDAVRLTDDRRHDVPATLVATAFSAEDYRSYAEQGAGFLAALPDYRRLEMVDLPTGHWPMWSEPERLAQLLADVARG
- a CDS encoding acyl-CoA dehydrogenase — protein: MTASSPTRTPAVDTDVTLPAGATDQATEVSTEERITELGEALRRATGGRYGPARDLARASVPADLMVRDPGLTLPEAREWTRQALRRLVGLGMAGSGFPVAQGGLDDLGRSCVDFEMTAHGDLSLTVKSGVHFGLYGGAVTSLGTAWHHETFIPPAISLEQVGCYAMTEFGHGSDVASLETTLTYDEETDEIVVHSPTPSSVKSYIGAAAEDASIAAVYGQLVVGGTSHGVHVVLVPLRDEAGEPLPGITLGDNGHKGGLLGVDNGTIRFDQVRVPRRMLLNRYGGIDDTGVYVSDIEGDSKRFFTMLGTLVRGRICVAEGAAVSARKALSIATRYALRRRQFGAPDREGEVVLLDYLAHQRKLLPAIATSYAYMFALNECVERLQELHEMPEKDLVAQRELETRAAGLKAVITRFANDTNQVCREACGGAGYLSENGLTTLRADADVFATFEGDNTVLLQLVAKGLLTGYKEMWGDLDVRGMVQFAARSIGGQFVEATSVRPLVDRLVAAAARRSEDETLLERGWHLSMFADRERHVLETLATRLRKSSGDAFETFNNAQDHVLLAARTHMDRVVLEAFAAGIDALEEGTVRDVLERLCTLYALSSIEADSGWFLSHNRMSPARAKAVTAQINKLCGELRPVALELVEGMGVPEAWLGSAMLTDPERWTPGA